Proteins encoded within one genomic window of Granulicella pectinivorans:
- the proC gene encoding pyrroline-5-carboxylate reductase — MSETIEQAAVPAAAMPNVKVAVLGAGKMGGILLQAFLKNNLFGKDQISGTVQHPDRAQALSAQFGVEIGIDNIEAAREADVILLGVKPIQVPALVNLIRPVLNEKKLIVSIAASVKTRSIEDAAGCDLGVIRAMPNTPAMISAGVTALCAGRFCTDEQMAVAMRIFQTVGRAVVVDEKHMDAVTGLSGSGPAFLYIIIEALAEAGVNVGLPRDVATLLAAQTTLGSARMVLETGYHPALLKDAVTTPAGCTVDGILELEEGGLRVTLIKAVKRATQRAAELAGG, encoded by the coding sequence ATGAGCGAGACGATTGAGCAGGCGGCAGTTCCGGCAGCAGCAATGCCGAACGTGAAGGTGGCGGTGCTTGGCGCCGGCAAGATGGGCGGAATTCTGCTGCAGGCGTTCCTGAAGAACAACCTGTTCGGCAAGGACCAGATCAGCGGCACAGTGCAGCACCCGGACCGCGCCCAGGCGCTCTCCGCGCAGTTCGGCGTGGAGATCGGCATCGACAACATCGAGGCGGCGCGCGAGGCGGACGTCATCCTGCTGGGCGTGAAGCCGATCCAGGTACCGGCACTGGTGAACTTGATCCGTCCGGTGCTCAACGAGAAGAAGCTGATTGTGTCGATTGCCGCATCCGTGAAGACGCGCTCCATTGAAGACGCCGCCGGGTGCGACCTGGGCGTCATCCGCGCGATGCCGAATACGCCGGCGATGATCTCTGCGGGCGTAACGGCGCTGTGCGCGGGACGCTTCTGCACGGATGAGCAGATGGCCGTCGCGATGCGGATCTTCCAGACCGTGGGCCGCGCCGTCGTCGTCGATGAAAAGCACATGGACGCGGTGACGGGGCTTTCGGGCTCGGGTCCGGCGTTCCTCTACATCATCATCGAAGCGCTGGCGGAGGCGGGCGTGAACGTCGGCCTGCCGCGCGATGTGGCGACCCTGCTGGCCGCGCAGACGACGCTGGGCTCGGCGCGGATGGTGCTCGAGACGGGCTACCACCCCGCGCTGCTGAAGGACGCCGTGACGACGCCCGCGGGCTGCACGGTCGACGGCATCCTGGAGCTGGAAGAGGGCGGCCTGCGCGTCACGCTGATCAAAGCCGTGAAGCGCGCGACGCAGAGGGCAGCGGAACTGGCGGGCGGATAA
- a CDS encoding COX15/CtaA family protein has protein sequence MGTVTVISAKRSTRGAARLAWITLGFFILVVLWGAVVRATGSGAGCGANWPLCNGDFFPHHPRLATVIEFTHRSTSGICTMLLVALGVYTFRVTPKKHRARTAVLWSGFFLVTEAALGALLVLRHYVEDNISVGRVIAQSVHLTNTMLFMGALTLTAWYLRERDPIETEKGSSGTAIAAIFATLVVSATGSLAALADTLFPSPSLRAGLLSDFAASSPELVRMRWVHPASALIGLACVLLLVRGLPARARIGQIMVGLIGLQAVLGIVDVLLLAPIWMQVLHLLGADLYWIALVVLAAAWIWPEKQTTSL, from the coding sequence ATGGGAACCGTAACGGTCATATCGGCAAAACGCAGCACACGGGGTGCCGCGCGTCTGGCGTGGATCACGCTGGGATTCTTCATTCTGGTCGTGCTGTGGGGCGCGGTCGTGCGGGCAACGGGCTCCGGCGCAGGATGCGGGGCCAACTGGCCGCTGTGCAACGGCGACTTCTTCCCGCACCATCCGCGGCTCGCCACCGTCATCGAGTTCACGCACCGGTCGACTTCCGGCATTTGCACGATGCTCCTGGTGGCGCTTGGCGTCTACACGTTTCGCGTGACGCCCAAGAAGCACCGGGCGCGGACGGCTGTGCTGTGGTCGGGCTTCTTCCTTGTCACCGAGGCGGCCCTGGGCGCGCTTCTGGTTCTGCGGCATTATGTGGAAGACAACATCTCCGTGGGCCGGGTGATTGCGCAGTCCGTCCACCTCACCAACACGATGCTCTTCATGGGTGCGCTGACGCTGACCGCCTGGTACCTACGAGAGCGCGATCCGATCGAGACCGAAAAAGGTTCGAGCGGGACGGCGATCGCGGCGATTTTCGCCACACTGGTGGTCAGTGCGACGGGCTCGCTGGCCGCGCTGGCGGATACGCTCTTCCCCTCCCCCAGCCTTCGTGCCGGCCTGCTCTCCGACTTCGCGGCCTCTTCGCCGGAGCTGGTGCGGATGCGCTGGGTGCATCCTGCGTCCGCACTGATTGGACTGGCGTGCGTGTTGCTGCTGGTGCGGGGTCTGCCGGCGAGGGCACGCATCGGGCAGATCATGGTCGGGCTGATCGGTCTGCAGGCCGTGCTCGGCATCGTGGATGTGCTGCTGCTCGCACCGATCTGGATGCAGGTGTTGCATCTGCTGGGCGCGGATCTTTACTGGATCGCACTGGTGGTGCTGGCTGCCGCCTGGATCTGGCCGGAGAAGCAGACGACTTCCCTGTAG
- a CDS encoding sodium:solute symporter family protein — protein MDPALLHPMLSLPGALMLTTQLTHLAPVDIAILLLYFAMVIFIGFYVKGSTNTSEEFFLAGREMSAWIAGLSFVSANLGSLELMGWAGAAYQYGILAAHWYWIGAIPAMLFLGIVMMPFYYISKTHSVPGYLQLRFGEGARAVSAVSFAFMTVLMSGVNMYSMALVMKVVLGWDINFSIWVGAITVAIYVMLGGLRSAIINEVLQFVLIWAGAALIPILGLIEAGGWANLKVQMIARVGDPSYMHMWSTLGSFSGNPMGVHWTGIVFGLGFVISFGYWTTDFLVVQRVLSANNLRAAQFAPIIGAAFKMFVPFFVIVPGLLALVLLKDGSGHIMQLYPDGSDMVINHGAHSFNEVLPLMMVRYLGPGLLGLGITALIAGFMSGMAGNVSAFSTVWTYDLYGAYINKKASDSHYVSMGRWCTIIGMLISIGTAYLVMGAASIMDYVQELFSFFIAPLFGTVILGMLWKRATKAGGFWGLLCGTASSVGMWLMVLHDKTNIRFMILQPHASADTIDRVQAMAANLYRALWSWVVCVIVTIVVSYLTKPIPEEKLVGLVYGSTIIPDDGSTKIYQKPIFWAIVVATVLFILNLWLW, from the coding sequence ATGGACCCCGCACTGTTGCATCCCATGCTTTCCCTGCCGGGCGCGCTTATGCTGACGACACAGCTAACGCACCTGGCCCCGGTCGATATCGCGATTCTGCTGCTGTACTTCGCGATGGTCATCTTTATCGGCTTCTACGTGAAAGGCTCGACCAACACGAGCGAAGAGTTCTTCCTGGCCGGACGCGAGATGTCGGCATGGATCGCCGGACTCAGCTTCGTCTCGGCCAATCTGGGGTCGCTCGAACTGATGGGATGGGCCGGCGCGGCTTACCAGTACGGCATTCTGGCCGCGCACTGGTACTGGATCGGCGCGATTCCAGCGATGCTCTTCCTCGGCATCGTGATGATGCCCTTCTACTACATCTCGAAGACACACTCGGTCCCCGGATACCTGCAACTGCGCTTCGGCGAGGGTGCCCGCGCGGTCTCGGCCGTCTCGTTCGCGTTCATGACGGTGCTGATGTCGGGCGTCAACATGTACTCGATGGCCCTGGTGATGAAGGTCGTCCTCGGCTGGGACATCAACTTCTCCATCTGGGTCGGTGCCATCACGGTCGCGATCTACGTGATGCTCGGCGGCCTGCGCTCGGCGATCATCAATGAAGTGCTGCAGTTCGTGCTCATCTGGGCGGGTGCCGCGCTCATCCCGATCCTCGGACTCATCGAGGCGGGCGGATGGGCCAACCTGAAGGTGCAGATGATCGCCCGCGTCGGCGACCCCAGCTACATGCACATGTGGTCGACGCTCGGCAGCTTCAGCGGCAATCCCATGGGCGTGCACTGGACCGGCATCGTCTTCGGCCTCGGCTTCGTCATCAGCTTCGGCTACTGGACGACGGACTTCCTCGTCGTGCAGCGTGTGCTCTCGGCCAACAACCTGCGCGCGGCGCAGTTTGCTCCCATCATCGGCGCGGCTTTCAAGATGTTCGTGCCCTTCTTCGTCATCGTCCCGGGCCTGCTGGCGCTGGTACTGTTGAAGGACGGCAGCGGCCACATCATGCAGCTCTATCCCGATGGCTCGGATATGGTCATCAACCACGGCGCGCACAGCTTCAACGAGGTGCTTCCGCTGATGATGGTGCGGTACCTCGGACCGGGCCTCCTCGGCCTCGGCATCACAGCTCTGATTGCGGGCTTTATGTCAGGCATGGCGGGCAACGTCAGCGCCTTCTCCACCGTCTGGACCTACGACCTGTATGGCGCGTACATCAACAAGAAGGCTTCGGATTCGCACTACGTCTCGATGGGCCGCTGGTGCACGATCATCGGCATGCTGATCTCCATCGGCACCGCATACCTCGTCATGGGTGCGGCCTCGATCATGGACTATGTGCAGGAGCTGTTCAGTTTCTTCATTGCGCCGCTCTTCGGGACCGTCATCCTCGGGATGCTCTGGAAGCGCGCCACCAAGGCCGGCGGCTTCTGGGGGCTGTTATGTGGAACAGCATCCTCCGTGGGCATGTGGCTGATGGTGCTGCATGACAAGACCAACATCCGCTTCATGATCCTGCAGCCGCATGCGAGCGCCGATACGATCGACCGCGTGCAGGCGATGGCCGCAAACCTGTACCGTGCGCTCTGGTCGTGGGTCGTCTGCGTCATCGTCACCATCGTCGTCAGCTACCTGACCAAGCCCATCCCGGAAGAGAAGCTGGTCGGCCTGGTCTACGGCTCGACGATCATCCCCGACGACGGCTCGACGAAGATCTACCAGAAGCCGATCTTCTGGGCCATCGTGGTCGCCACCGTCCTCTTCATTCTCAACCTCTGGCTCTGGTAA